A genomic region of Rhodococcus pyridinivorans contains the following coding sequences:
- the murJ gene encoding murein biosynthesis integral membrane protein MurJ codes for MTGNSTRDDVETHPNPGPSDSPTASPDVTGAGAGRRRPQSLLAATGSIAVATLVSRITGFLKQLLILTLLGASVASSFTVAHQIPNMISELVLGAVLTSIVVPVLVRAEREDPDGGEAFVRRLFTAALVLLGTATVLAVAAAPVLTTHVFLDESGKVSTSLTTALSYLLLPAIMFYGLSGLFTGILNTRQVFKPGAWAPVCNNLVVLTVLVIYYLMPGEITLDPVRMSDPKLLVLGIGVLLGVITQAMCLVPALRREGINLRPLWGLDDRLRQFGGMAAAIVLYVLISQAGMVFATRVSSGADEAGPAIYNNAWLLLQLPYGVLGVTVLTAIMPRLSRNAAADDTPAVVDDLSVATRLTMISLIPIVTFLTIAGSQVGAALYGYGNFGGSNAERLGQAVSWSAFTLIPYALVLIHLRVFYAREQAWTPTWIILGITAVKIGLSALAPVVAANGEQVVLLLGAATGVAFTVGAFIGGYLLHRTLGDLQMANVGRTVWHVVLASLAAAIVVLVTDRLLQLDVLADRFGGIGSLVRVGLNGVLMVLVALVGMYLLKVPEILAIEAAVRRKVAALRGTAPVEEAPSEPETGTTSDEAPAPAPVPRPRYAESDAEKTVILPRIDYGEYGVGPYDAITEVMPAIRDVPGRSNAHGQLPYPDQQQVRSGSRRPRFFAAPSGDPRLHTGSGRVDNEGVRVSDDHAAGKSTIDAAARQKSADKDGKRPPRDPNLDTGVIPVGSPQLPPVRVAGPASQPRRPMRGPDLIAGASVAGGRYRLLAPHGGARGLRFWQALDVKLDREVALTFVDAEQRAADGTGPDSPQAVLSRTLRLGRINSPGLARVLDVVRGSSGGIVISEWTPGRSLKEMSTTEPSPIGAARAIRALAAAAEASHRAGSALSIDHPDRIRISVAGDAVLAFPATFSDSDAMSDVRGLGASLYGLITGRWPLGEPSAPGGVPVPHHSGATVGGMPEPDRKDGVPVEPRVLRPDVPFEISAVAVRALSEDGGIRTAATVQHILDQASVVDQKTEMIPALRIGQRAAAAETHALADPEALEQKKKHSQRMLIALAALGATTVLLLALIGWWIANLLAGDANDAPLTSQEFGLTPTAEAPAEEGAGDEQVEAAPPRPAASAPVSATSVSVFSPQGTPDSPATASQAIDGDPSTSWNTDAYFDPFPSLKNGVGLLFTLADASELSAVKVTTDTPGTVVEVRSAPSESTSLDQTQVIGSGTLASGETTIPVEADGQTSHVLVWITDLSSSGGSNKSSLSEVEFEAAR; via the coding sequence ATGACCGGGAACTCCACACGGGACGACGTGGAGACACACCCGAACCCGGGACCGTCGGACTCTCCCACCGCCTCACCGGACGTCACGGGTGCCGGTGCGGGTCGCCGCAGGCCGCAGAGCCTGCTCGCGGCGACCGGCTCCATCGCCGTGGCGACCCTGGTCAGCCGCATCACCGGCTTCCTCAAGCAGCTGCTCATCCTGACCCTGCTCGGTGCGAGCGTCGCGTCGTCCTTCACCGTGGCGCACCAGATCCCCAACATGATCTCCGAGCTGGTGCTCGGCGCCGTCCTGACCTCGATCGTCGTGCCGGTGCTGGTGCGGGCCGAGCGGGAGGACCCCGACGGCGGTGAGGCCTTCGTCCGGCGACTGTTCACCGCGGCGCTGGTGCTGCTCGGCACGGCGACCGTTCTCGCGGTGGCCGCAGCCCCGGTCCTGACCACCCACGTCTTCCTCGACGAGTCCGGCAAGGTCTCGACGTCGCTGACCACAGCGCTGTCGTACCTGCTCCTGCCCGCGATCATGTTCTACGGGTTGTCGGGCCTGTTCACGGGCATCCTCAACACCCGGCAGGTGTTCAAGCCGGGCGCCTGGGCCCCGGTGTGCAACAACCTCGTGGTGCTCACCGTGCTGGTGATCTACTACCTGATGCCGGGCGAGATCACGCTCGATCCGGTGCGGATGAGCGATCCGAAACTGCTCGTCCTCGGCATCGGCGTGCTGCTCGGCGTCATCACGCAGGCGATGTGCCTGGTACCCGCGCTGCGCCGCGAAGGCATCAATCTCAGGCCGTTGTGGGGTCTCGACGACCGGCTCCGGCAGTTCGGTGGCATGGCCGCCGCGATCGTGCTGTACGTGCTGATCAGCCAGGCCGGGATGGTCTTCGCCACGCGTGTGTCGTCAGGCGCCGACGAGGCAGGTCCCGCGATCTACAACAACGCGTGGCTGCTGCTGCAGCTGCCCTACGGCGTCCTCGGGGTCACCGTGCTCACCGCGATCATGCCGCGCCTGAGTCGCAACGCCGCCGCGGACGACACCCCGGCCGTCGTCGACGACCTGTCCGTCGCGACCCGCCTCACCATGATCTCGCTCATCCCGATCGTCACCTTCCTGACGATCGCGGGTTCGCAGGTCGGCGCCGCGCTGTACGGCTACGGCAACTTCGGCGGCAGCAACGCCGAACGCCTCGGCCAGGCGGTGAGCTGGTCGGCGTTCACGCTCATCCCGTACGCGCTGGTGCTCATCCACCTGCGCGTGTTCTATGCCAGGGAACAGGCCTGGACCCCCACCTGGATCATCCTCGGCATCACCGCCGTCAAGATCGGCCTGTCCGCGCTGGCGCCCGTCGTCGCGGCGAACGGCGAGCAGGTGGTGCTGCTCCTCGGCGCGGCCACGGGCGTCGCGTTCACCGTCGGAGCGTTCATCGGCGGCTATCTGCTGCACCGCACACTCGGCGACCTGCAGATGGCAAACGTCGGACGCACCGTCTGGCACGTCGTGCTCGCGTCGCTCGCCGCGGCGATTGTCGTGCTCGTCACCGACCGTCTCCTGCAACTCGACGTCCTTGCCGACCGCTTCGGGGGCATCGGCTCGCTCGTGCGGGTCGGGCTCAACGGTGTGCTCATGGTGCTCGTCGCGCTGGTCGGGATGTACCTGCTCAAGGTGCCCGAGATCCTCGCGATCGAAGCGGCCGTGCGACGGAAGGTCGCGGCACTGCGCGGCACCGCCCCGGTCGAGGAGGCCCCCTCCGAACCCGAGACCGGAACCACCTCCGACGAGGCACCGGCTCCCGCCCCCGTCCCGCGTCCGCGCTACGCCGAATCGGATGCCGAGAAAACCGTCATCCTGCCGCGTATCGACTACGGCGAGTACGGCGTCGGACCTTATGACGCCATCACAGAGGTCATGCCCGCCATCAGGGACGTGCCCGGTCGCAGCAATGCGCACGGACAACTCCCGTACCCTGATCAGCAGCAGGTACGGTCCGGGAGCCGTCGACCACGGTTCTTCGCGGCCCCCAGCGGCGACCCGCGTCTGCACACCGGAAGTGGACGAGTCGACAACGAAGGAGTGAGGGTGAGCGACGACCACGCTGCCGGCAAGTCCACCATCGATGCCGCCGCACGGCAGAAGTCTGCCGACAAGGACGGCAAGCGCCCGCCGCGCGATCCGAACCTCGACACGGGTGTCATCCCCGTCGGATCCCCGCAGCTCCCGCCGGTGCGTGTCGCGGGCCCGGCCTCCCAGCCGCGCCGTCCGATGCGCGGCCCCGATCTCATCGCCGGTGCCTCGGTCGCCGGTGGTCGCTACCGTCTGCTCGCCCCGCACGGAGGCGCGCGCGGTCTGCGTTTCTGGCAGGCACTCGACGTCAAGCTCGATCGCGAGGTCGCGCTGACCTTCGTCGACGCGGAACAGCGCGCGGCCGACGGCACCGGCCCCGACTCGCCGCAGGCCGTGCTCTCGCGCACCCTGCGCCTCGGTCGTATCAATTCGCCCGGACTCGCCCGCGTCCTCGACGTGGTGCGCGGCAGCTCGGGCGGCATCGTCATCTCGGAGTGGACTCCCGGCCGGTCGCTGAAGGAGATGTCCACCACCGAGCCGTCGCCGATCGGTGCGGCACGCGCGATCCGCGCGCTCGCGGCCGCCGCCGAGGCGTCGCACCGTGCGGGCAGCGCGCTGTCGATCGACCACCCGGATCGCATCCGCATCAGCGTGGCGGGTGACGCCGTGCTGGCCTTCCCCGCGACCTTCTCCGATTCCGACGCGATGTCCGACGTGCGCGGTCTCGGCGCGAGCCTGTACGGACTCATCACCGGACGGTGGCCGCTCGGTGAGCCATCGGCTCCGGGCGGCGTTCCCGTCCCGCACCACAGCGGTGCCACCGTCGGCGGAATGCCGGAGCCCGACCGCAAGGACGGTGTGCCGGTGGAGCCGCGCGTCCTGCGTCCCGATGTGCCGTTCGAGATCTCGGCGGTCGCGGTGCGTGCCCTGTCCGAGGACGGCGGTATCCGGACCGCCGCGACCGTGCAGCACATCCTCGACCAGGCGTCGGTCGTCGATCAGAAGACCGAGATGATCCCGGCACTGCGGATCGGGCAGCGCGCTGCCGCCGCGGAGACGCATGCACTCGCGGATCCCGAAGCGCTGGAACAGAAGAAGAAACATTCGCAGCGGATGCTCATCGCCCTGGCCGCGCTCGGTGCCACGACGGTGCTGTTGCTCGCGCTCATCGGATGGTGGATCGCGAACCTGCTCGCCGGCGATGCCAACGATGCTCCGCTGACGAGTCAGGAGTTCGGTCTGACTCCCACTGCCGAGGCACCCGCCGAGGAGGGGGCGGGCGACGAGCAGGTCGAGGCCGCGCCGCCGCGACCGGCGGCGAGCGCTCCGGTCTCCGCGACCTCCGTGTCGGTGTTCTCGCCTCAGGGCACACCCGATTCGCCCGCCACCGCGTCGCAGGCGATCGACGGTGATCCGTCCACCTCGTGGAACACCGATGCCTACTTCGATCCGTTCCCGTCGCTGAAGAACGGTGTCGGACTTCTGTTCACGCTCGCCGACGCGTCGGAACTGTCCGCTGTGAAGGTCACCACCGACACGCCGGGCACGGTCGTCGAGGTGCGCAGCGCACCGTCCGAGTCGACGTCGCTCGATCAGACGCAGGTGATCGGTTCGGGCACACTGGCTTCCGGTGAGACCACGATCCCGGTCGAGGCGGACGGCCAGACTTCGCACGTGCTGGTGTGGATCACCGATCTGAGCTCGAGCGGCGGAAGCAACAAGAGTTCCCTCTCCGAAGTGGAATTCGAAGCCGCACGCTGA
- a CDS encoding CCA tRNA nucleotidyltransferase, translating to MNSPTADTDRRTRLLAGAEATLRDLSDILAPLGARFAEAGHELYLVGGSVRDAVLGRLGTDLDFTTDARPEVVQELLRGFVDHQWDTGIDFGTISAVKGLEQLEITTFRSDAYDRVTRHPIVKYGTSLEDDLVRRDFTVNAMAVRIGPDGAGEFVDPLGGMDSLLAGVLDTPAKPEDSFHDDPLRMLRAARFVSQLGFALTERVHTAIVSMADEILRISAERVQAELDKLILGDYPIEGIDTMVETGLAQRVIPEIPAMKLEIDEHHQHKDVYWHSLTVLKQAIDLEDGDPDLVLRWAALLHDIGKPDTKRNEPQGGVSFHHHEVVGAKLVRKRMRALKYSKQMIEDVSRLVFLHLRFHGYGRGQWTDSAVRRYVHDAGPLLPKLHKLVRADCTTRNKRRAAALQATYDGLEERIERIAAEEDLAKVRPDLDGNAIMELLGISAGPTVGKAWNFLKELRLDRGPLERDEAEAALLEWWAQQQEA from the coding sequence GTGAACTCCCCCACCGCAGACACCGACCGTCGTACCCGGCTGCTCGCCGGAGCCGAGGCCACTCTGCGCGATCTGTCCGACATCCTCGCCCCGCTGGGGGCGCGATTCGCCGAAGCCGGACACGAGCTGTATCTCGTCGGGGGCAGCGTGCGCGACGCGGTGCTCGGTCGCCTCGGCACCGACCTCGACTTCACCACCGATGCGCGTCCGGAGGTCGTGCAGGAGCTGCTGCGCGGATTCGTCGACCACCAGTGGGACACGGGTATCGACTTCGGGACCATCAGTGCGGTGAAGGGACTCGAGCAACTCGAGATCACCACCTTCCGCAGCGACGCCTACGACCGTGTCACGCGTCACCCCATCGTGAAGTACGGCACGAGTCTCGAGGACGATCTCGTGCGCCGCGACTTCACCGTCAACGCGATGGCCGTGCGGATCGGACCGGACGGTGCGGGTGAGTTCGTCGACCCGCTCGGCGGCATGGACTCCCTGCTCGCCGGCGTGCTCGACACCCCGGCGAAGCCCGAGGACTCCTTCCACGACGATCCGCTGCGCATGCTGCGCGCGGCGCGGTTCGTCTCCCAGCTCGGCTTCGCCCTCACCGAGCGCGTGCACACCGCGATCGTCTCGATGGCCGACGAGATCCTGCGGATCAGCGCCGAGCGGGTGCAGGCCGAGCTCGACAAGCTGATCCTCGGCGACTATCCGATCGAGGGCATCGACACGATGGTCGAGACCGGTCTGGCGCAGCGGGTGATCCCCGAGATCCCCGCGATGAAGCTCGAGATCGACGAGCACCACCAGCACAAGGACGTGTACTGGCACTCGCTGACCGTCCTGAAGCAGGCCATCGACCTCGAGGACGGCGATCCCGATCTCGTCCTGCGGTGGGCCGCGCTGCTGCACGACATCGGCAAGCCCGACACCAAACGCAACGAGCCGCAGGGCGGCGTCAGCTTCCACCACCACGAGGTGGTCGGAGCGAAGCTCGTGCGCAAGCGCATGCGCGCCCTCAAGTACTCGAAGCAGATGATCGAGGACGTCAGCCGTCTGGTCTTCCTGCACCTGCGCTTCCACGGCTACGGCAGAGGACAGTGGACGGATTCGGCCGTGCGCCGTTACGTGCACGACGCCGGGCCGCTGCTGCCGAAGCTCCACAAGCTGGTGCGCGCCGATTGCACGACCCGCAACAAGCGTCGGGCCGCCGCGCTGCAGGCCACCTACGACGGTCTCGAGGAACGGATCGAGCGCATCGCCGCCGAGGAGGATCTCGCCAAGGTCCGGCCCGACCTCGACGGCAACGCGATCATGGAACTGCTGGGTATCTCCGCAGGTCCGACGGTCGGCAAGGCGTGGAACTTCCTCAAGGAACTGCGGCTCGACCGCGGCCCGCTCGAGCGCGACGAGGCCGAGGCCGCGCTGCTCGAGTGGTGGGCACAGCAGCAGGAGGCCTGA
- a CDS encoding DUF6049 family protein: MTVVVSRAGAAVLAVLVLVLTTAGVTPLLPTTLLPTASANPAAAQTDPDEPRFLELSIDEVTPQTVTLTSESVVTVRGTVANIGDRDVEDVWVRLQRAPVVSDSAALRTSLSLDQAGFDTVGEFEEVADRLGQGERADFELELPLRSDLVPSLDIDTPGVYPLLVNVNGVPEYGGAARLDDARFLLPVLAVPASDEVTEETETGNGGSRGTTRSSDDGRLDREEKAFPAVPPDVSRPAAVTMLWPLADRPRLAAGVAGSGTEPVRLVDDDLAASLTEGGRLDGLLRAVEDTARTEPRVLEGLCLAVDPDLLVTVANMTRDYLVVEDPNEPTGDARPGSGTDAAVAWLERLRALAATTCTMAVPFAQVDLTALGDLADSSLTDSALESPAAIVDSILGVTSTPGVMWPDSGVLTEKTGSMLAADGPVTALVSDNALEGGRALLAGTSSTPSTAPGGNGFRISGVSGLTAALFDSSASAALAGMGTDPQTPSFVPSSARYDLSRDSSTARLQDALGALAWPAMVPTVSEVTGAALPAAGRSVLFAPPQNWSASPDDAASVLSMLSTLVRSGLTTPRPLAALVDAAANTANDPTASMLVYPEQAITDGASAAVVSEAEEQIGRLDAIQTALVEDPQAQLTPQQFTAPLREDLLRAMSLAGRRGADADGAYATGEHRASEVREAVDDIYDAVTVISTGGVYTLTSEQSPLLLTARNDLPVGITVRLQVDAPDTVDITDIGPTQLPPRGSRTLTVPAQISDSRNLRLEFALTTDSGLPLGSSTTVTVRSNAYGQILAVVTGCAGALLLFLAGRRLLHRFRGEPDPADEGYEK; encoded by the coding sequence ATGACGGTGGTGGTGTCCCGGGCGGGCGCCGCGGTGCTCGCCGTGCTCGTACTCGTCCTCACAACGGCAGGCGTGACGCCTCTTCTGCCGACGACTCTTCTCCCGACGGCCTCGGCGAATCCGGCCGCAGCCCAGACCGACCCCGACGAGCCGCGCTTCCTCGAGTTGAGTATCGACGAGGTGACGCCGCAGACGGTGACTCTCACGAGCGAGTCCGTCGTCACGGTCCGCGGCACGGTGGCGAACATCGGCGACCGGGACGTCGAGGACGTCTGGGTGCGGCTGCAGCGCGCACCGGTGGTCTCCGACTCCGCAGCGCTGCGCACCTCGCTGTCCCTCGACCAGGCCGGATTCGACACGGTCGGTGAGTTCGAGGAGGTCGCCGACCGGCTGGGGCAGGGCGAACGTGCCGACTTCGAACTCGAACTGCCGCTGCGCTCCGATCTCGTGCCGTCGCTCGACATCGACACTCCCGGCGTCTACCCGCTGCTGGTGAACGTCAACGGGGTCCCCGAATACGGCGGGGCGGCCCGGCTCGACGACGCACGCTTCCTGCTGCCCGTGCTCGCGGTTCCCGCGAGCGACGAGGTCACCGAGGAGACCGAAACCGGGAACGGCGGGTCGCGGGGCACGACCCGCTCGTCCGACGACGGCCGGCTCGACCGCGAGGAGAAGGCGTTCCCCGCCGTACCGCCCGACGTGTCCCGCCCCGCCGCGGTCACGATGCTGTGGCCACTGGCCGATCGGCCGAGGCTCGCCGCCGGCGTGGCCGGTTCCGGCACCGAGCCGGTACGCCTGGTCGACGACGACCTCGCGGCCTCGCTCACCGAGGGCGGGAGGCTCGACGGTCTGCTGCGCGCCGTCGAGGACACCGCCCGCACCGAACCCCGCGTCCTCGAGGGACTGTGCCTGGCCGTGGACCCGGACCTGCTCGTGACCGTCGCGAACATGACACGCGATTATCTCGTCGTCGAGGATCCGAACGAACCGACCGGCGATGCGCGTCCGGGCTCGGGCACGGATGCCGCGGTCGCCTGGCTCGAGCGGTTGCGTGCCCTCGCGGCGACGACCTGCACGATGGCCGTTCCGTTCGCACAGGTCGACCTGACCGCGCTCGGCGACCTCGCCGACTCGTCCCTGACCGACTCCGCGCTCGAATCACCGGCGGCCATCGTCGACTCCATCCTCGGCGTCACCTCCACTCCGGGCGTGATGTGGCCCGACTCCGGCGTACTCACCGAGAAGACCGGATCGATGCTCGCCGCCGACGGCCCGGTGACCGCTCTGGTGTCCGACAACGCCCTCGAGGGCGGACGCGCCCTGCTCGCGGGCACGTCGTCGACGCCGTCCACCGCACCGGGCGGCAACGGCTTCCGGATCTCCGGTGTCTCCGGCCTCACCGCCGCCCTGTTCGACTCGTCCGCGTCCGCGGCACTGGCCGGGATGGGCACCGACCCGCAGACGCCGTCCTTCGTCCCCTCCTCGGCGCGCTACGACCTCTCCCGCGATTCCTCGACGGCCCGCCTGCAGGACGCCCTCGGCGCGCTGGCCTGGCCGGCCATGGTGCCGACGGTCAGCGAGGTCACCGGGGCGGCACTGCCGGCCGCAGGCCGATCGGTGCTGTTCGCGCCGCCGCAGAACTGGTCGGCATCGCCCGACGACGCCGCCTCCGTGCTGTCGATGCTCTCCACGCTCGTCCGCTCGGGCCTGACCACGCCGCGACCGCTCGCCGCGCTCGTCGACGCGGCCGCGAACACCGCGAACGACCCGACGGCCTCGATGCTGGTCTATCCCGAGCAGGCGATCACCGACGGCGCCTCCGCGGCGGTCGTGTCCGAGGCCGAGGAACAGATCGGCCGCCTCGACGCGATCCAGACGGCGCTGGTCGAGGACCCGCAGGCCCAGCTCACCCCGCAGCAGTTCACCGCCCCGCTGCGCGAGGACCTGCTGCGCGCGATGAGCCTGGCCGGTCGTCGCGGTGCCGACGCCGACGGTGCCTACGCGACCGGCGAGCACCGCGCCTCCGAGGTGCGGGAGGCCGTCGACGACATCTACGACGCCGTGACGGTCATCTCGACCGGCGGTGTGTACACCCTGACGTCCGAACAGAGTCCGCTGCTGCTCACCGCGCGCAACGACCTGCCCGTGGGCATCACCGTGCGGCTGCAGGTGGACGCGCCCGACACGGTGGACATCACCGATATCGGGCCGACCCAGCTCCCGCCGCGCGGCAGCCGCACCCTCACGGTGCCGGCTCAGATCAGCGACTCGCGGAACCTCCGGTTGGAGTTCGCACTCACCACCGACTCCGGCCTGCCTCTCGGCAGCTCGACGACGGTGACGGTACGTTCCAATGCGTACGGCCAGATCCTCGCCGTCGTCACGGGATGTGCGGGAGCCCTCCTGCTGTTCCTGGCGGGCAGGCGACTTCTGCACCGGTTCCGGGGAGAGCCGGATCCAGCCGACGAAGGGTATGAGAAATGA
- a CDS encoding NUDIX hydrolase has product MSPAERANRNRRSSRRRGAGAKKTAHGASPGSSASPGPRMRTVRETSAGGLVVDGLGGPPEKLCAALIGRTDRRGRLLWSLPKGHIEQGETAEETAMREVREETGVRSSVLAELGSIDYWFVTEGRRVHKTVHHYLLRYLGGELSDADVEVTEVAWVPLRELRTRLAYADERKLADIADQLIAEMDHTRLPDADEPGAPRG; this is encoded by the coding sequence GTGTCGCCCGCCGAACGTGCCAACCGTAACCGCCGCAGCTCGCGGCGGCGTGGCGCGGGCGCAAAGAAGACCGCACACGGTGCTTCGCCCGGATCGTCCGCTTCGCCCGGACCTCGCATGCGGACCGTCCGCGAGACTTCCGCGGGAGGTCTGGTGGTCGACGGACTCGGTGGTCCGCCCGAGAAACTCTGCGCAGCCCTGATCGGCCGCACCGACCGGCGGGGACGCCTGCTGTGGTCGTTGCCGAAGGGCCACATCGAGCAGGGTGAGACCGCCGAGGAAACCGCGATGCGCGAGGTCCGCGAGGAGACCGGCGTGCGCAGTTCGGTGCTCGCCGAGCTGGGCAGCATCGATTACTGGTTCGTCACCGAGGGCCGCCGGGTCCACAAGACCGTGCACCACTATCTGCTGCGTTATCTCGGCGGAGAACTCTCCGACGCGGACGTCGAGGTCACCGAGGTGGCGTGGGTGCCGCTGCGCGAACTGCGGACCCGCCTGGCGTACGCCGACGAACGCAAGCTCGCCGACATCGCCGATCAGCTCATCGCCGAGATGGACCACACGCGACTCCCCGATGCCGACGAACCGGGGGCCCCACGCGGATGA